The sequence cacacacacacacacacacacacacgcacacacacacacgcacacacctgcCCCTGACCTCTGCTGGACcagctggagaggaaaaacaaacagtctcTTCCAGGACCTGCTGCTGCGGCTCATAGAGGGGGGCTGGTCTCAGACGTGTTGGTCGGGTGGTGGTGAACGTCAGGTTCTCTGATCAGATCCCGGATCTTCTCGGACCTGCATGATAAAGAACTCGAGCTTATTGTAAAAGTAGAAACAGGTTCTGATTCAGAGGCGAAGCTCAGCCGCTGACACGTCAGTTTGCTGCTCCCAAACCTGACTCAGCatctgagagcagagaaaatggaCTTTACACTTTCATTCTCTACATATCTGTGATCTGCAGCTCCTCAGGGtggatggatttatattcacaTGTTTTATCAGGTTAATCTTCCCACGGCTCCCACCCGCTGTCCCCCCTCCCCCGgagcagagcagacaggaagcagtgTGTCCATTGTCCTCTGTGAGGACTTCTTCATGTTGAGACAGTAAAATTGTCCCTGCTCTCAGTGGCATCAGGGTCCTGCAGATCTGCTTTAACTTCAGGTCTGTCTCCACCTGGTGGCTGCATCTCGACCCTGCAGCCTCAGACCGTGTCCTCTGATCGTTCACTGAGGTTTAAGGACGTTTGAGCCTGTTCTCCTGTTTCTCTTGTTGCTGATGGAAAcaaagagcaggacagaaaaaaggacGGAGCTGAATGTGATCAGCTGTTCTCAGTCCGATCAGGTTTTGGAGGGTTAGGGGGGATATTCCTTGTTGAGACACTGAGACCTGTCTTACTgtttgacacagaaacacatgacaTCTGATCTTCTGTCTTTCATGGCTCAGctttgtctccatctccctccagGTCTCCCAAACTCCAGAAACACTCCCAGCCCCATCGACCCGGACTCCATCCAGGTCCCAGTTGGGTACGAGCCCGACCCAGCagacctggctctgtccagcgTTCCGGGCCAGGAGATCTTCGACCCACGCAAACGCAAGTTCTCGGCCGAGGAGCTGAAACCTCAGCCGATGATCAAGAAAGCTCGCAAGGTCTTCATCCCGGACGACCTGAAGGTAATTTGAAGTTGGTTGTGACGAGTTGAAGGAGGCTGATGCTGctggagcatttttttttctcctcttccaaATGAAATCAGCGTGTTATGTGTTTTGgagaaaaacatctgtttcaacatttcagcaaaaaaaaacaaaaacctgaaacCAGAGAAATGAGAGGCGGGTTCGTGGTCTGTCCTTCATCTGTCCATCAGCAGCCTCAGCTCTCCTGTTGGCTGTGTCTGAGGGGGCGTGTCCTCCTGGTTAAGAGGCTTATATCGGACTGAACGAGGGAGCGCTGCTGATCGCTGTGAGGTCGGACTGAGAGGATTTAGCTTTTAATTTGCTGAAATAAAGAGCGgatctgtgtgtggctgcagtcCAGCGATGAGCGGCTGAAagctcaggcacacacagaggctCTGATCATACGTGACCACGGACAGGAGAAGTCATACAGGTGTGACAGCTCCGAGCTGCATGAAGCCATGTTTAGCCACAAGGGGGCAGAAAAAGTCACCAGGGTCAGGGGTCAGCGGTCCGGGTTCCACCTCTGCACCGTTCTGACAGAACTCAACTGTGTTGGAACTACATTTTCAACACAGAGCCCAGGTCCtgcctcctgtctcctgtcctcgcctgtgtttgtttctttgaagTCATCCCCTTTTTTCacgtctcctctctccccttttgTGTCCTTTGAGCAGGATGACAAATACTGGGCCAGGCGCAGGAAGAACAACTTGGCAGCGAAGCGGTCCCGGGACGCGAGGCGGCTCAAAGAGAACCAGATCGCCATCCGAGCCGGCTTCCTGGAGAAGGAGAACTCGGCTCTGAGGCAGGAGGTGGCCGACCTGAGGAAAGAGCTCGGACGCACCAAGAACATCCTGGCCAAGTACGAGGCCCAGCACGGGCCgctgtgaggacacacacacacaaatacacacacacacacgtatacaaaagaaacacactgagaaagaTGACCCCACCTTCAGCTGATCCACCAGTGACCCCATTTCACCTGTCCCCCACAAACACAGTCCTGACGACTCGACTCACAGCAGGTAAAGAGTTAACACTTCAGAATATGTGTCAGCTTTTCGTTTTTCGAGTCTCAGCTCTGACCTCGTCTCACCGCGGACCACCGAGACGGTTCAGACCCTGAAGAcctgatgaatgaaaacatggaCAGAAACCCTCAGTGTGTTCGTCCGTCCCTCAGcaccttccctcctctgtctgaggCTCTCTGCTCTGAGCCCGTTGGTTCCTACTGACGACGTCAGTCTTTAAAAACCTCACAGACGAACTTTCATTTAACAACAAGACACTGAAGGTTTGAACAAACGATAAGTGAACTGAAGGAAGCAGGGACGGTGTCGGGGACTGTTTCATTAATCCACGTTTGgtgcttggtgtgtgtgtgcatgtgtgtgtgtgtgtgtgtgtgtgtgtgtgtcaggataaactgcagtgtgtgtgttgatggtgatgatggaaCATGTGACCCAGTGGAACAGTGTGGATCAGTGATGTGTTTCATTGGTTTTAggaaacagtggagctctgtggctcagagggatcaggctgtgacacacacacacacacacacagacacacaaacacacacctcctcatGGACTCCTCCTCAGTTCCCTCAAAGCCCAAACTGCCACCACGTCAGCCCGCCTGatgtctgacctttgaccttcctTTCCCAGCCTGTGGTGACGGCACTTTATAACTACCGATGCCTCGCTCTCTGCCAGCCCCTCACAGACTCCGCCCCTGCAGGTGTGTCCCCACAGTGCACCTGTTCACATGTACATACCTGCCTTTGTTCTGCTCCTGACGACTCTGTATATGAAAGTGTCCCGCCTCCTGCCGTCTCCTGTCGGCTAATCAGCATCTGTTGTCgtggtttgaatttttttctacctgGACGGGTTCCCGCCTTTTTGGGGCCCTAAGTTTTAGACGCACTCGCTGATTTTGACGTAGTTCCGTAAAATGCCAAGAAAAATTTATAGCGTTTTTTATAATctgcaaaatgtatttgttataATCCCCAGATCTGCTGTAACCACATCAGGGAGTGCATCTTTAAATTCTTCATTGTGACAAAATCAGATAGGAACCCAAAGAGAGTCCATGTTTTCAGATTGTTTCTGGGGCCCCCTGGTGGCCGGGGGCCACATCAGGTGTTATTTTCTGCACAAAGCGTGACGCGTCAGGTGACATCACAGCTAATGTCACACAGTGTTACAGAGGCAGCAATGAAGGAAGagctgattttgtttgtttgtttgtttgttgtgtttttgcctcGCGCTCTCAGACCTGTCAGCAGACGAGTCGAAGCCCCTCTGATGTGCGGACGGTAACACGGTAACACGTGTCCTGGTCCGAGCGGATTAACGGACGGTGAATTTGtttatgtgctgctgctgctgttgagtcCGTGCGTCGGCTTTTTGCTGTGAATGTTGTAGAAACGTTGTTGAAGCGCTGGAGGTGGTACAGTATTTATCAAACTGTTCAGCAGAGTCTGAACATCTGGATTCACCATAGAAACCCAACCTGCTCCTTCGGTGTAACAGATGATTCTGTTCCACTTTGGCatgaactttatttttatttttctctccgTCCTATTTCCCGGTGTCGCTCAGCAGTGAGTGCGCCCCCCGGTGGCCGAGTGAGACATGAATGTATATTTGAAACTGTTGAGTGGTGTTGTCTTATACTGTGGAACCACTTTAGTACTCTTTACTACAGACCAAAAGAAAACAGTATATAAAGGATATATTGATATATTAAAGGTTTTAATGTTTATACAGAGCTTattcttattgttttttgtACAGTCTGTTTTCCTACATAGATATTTCCTGTGTATTTTGGAAAGAGTTACATGAATATAAGCAGtatattaaacatattaataGAAATATACTCAGAAATATTACCAAAACAGCGTGTCCGCCCCGTGTGGGCCGTGCATGGGCATTATGAAAATCCCCTGAGCTGCGTTGTGTCCGAGCCTTTCCTCCCTGCGTAGTTGAAATACctcaaccccaccccccaccccacccgaATCTCTGAACCCCCAGCACACCTGTGCAGGTGCCACATCAGCTGATTCAGTTCCAGGGTTTGCACCAGGTGCTCGGCTGCTCCACTTTGATTTATCTGCGAGGACTCGGCTCCTCCGTATAGATGCTTGTGTTTGTATAGTTTCATGGCTACGTTTAGCCCAGAGGAATGTATCCACCCGACCTGAAGCACTTGTTCCTTTTGTTTGCTGTGATTTATCTCCTGCATCCTGGTGTTGggttctctctgcagctctgctctgtttgatTCTGTGTTCAAAGATATTTTTCCTATATTTGTCCTTGATTATGTTTCTCATgatcaaaataataatgaataaataaaagttcaaaTAAAGCCTGTCTCAGCTTTTTGTTCATGTCTGAACAAACAGCAGGTAAAGAGAGGAAGTCGATAAATAGTGAATAGAGGCTCCAGTCCATCGACggccaccagggggcagcaCCTCCACACCAGCTGTGgctccagcagcaggaagaCACGAAGCATTAGGAGCTCCAGGTGGGACAGACTCAGTCCAGGTTCACTGAAGCTGGTCCTTCACTACCAGAGTAAGTCACTGTGTGACTCCATGTGTGGACAGGGACATGTCGGTCGGTACATAGTAAATAAACAGAAGTCCTGAGCTCATGTAAACTCTGAagcttttttaaatgtttaaatcaaaTGATGATCAGCTTCTGTGAGATCAGTTCAGTCTCTGAGTTACTGAGCACGAGGACAAAGCGTCAAACATCCTGTTCCTGTCCAAATACCTGAGAGTCCTGCTTCATCCCAGTGTGTACGCAGCATGTGCAGCTCTGCTCGTTCATTTAGCCTCGTATTTTAACCTCTGTAACACCACATTAAGTTGGAATGGCCATTATGTAATACCATTTTCTCAAAGTGAAAGGGGAGCACATCTGGATTTTCTGCTAATCCCACGAGTTCGGACCATCACATGGGTTTTTGGTGCCCGTTAAAAGTGTGGTAGGCAGGTGGGAGGCCGGGAGCGCGGCGTGGAGTGGAGCTGGAGCTTTACTCTTTCATCACGTCACACACCACAGATCAGCTTCCACTGTTTTATTCACTGATTCACACATTGTTTGTTTACAGGGTTAAATCAAACTTTCatgcacatttttacatttttgtctgtACACAATGAAAGATTTAAGAataaacaacagtaaacaacatGCTGGGATGATCTGCGCGTGTTTAAAGATGTAAACAGCTTTTCACTGTGAGAAATGAGATTTGATCTGAACCAGATTTTAATAAACGAAACATAAAATCTCAGAGCTGATCGAACTGGACTCGGCTCAGTTTGAGAACTTTGAATCCAGATTCATCATTTTCAGGTTTCACTGGATGAAGATGTGTTTCTGAACAGGTGAAAAGGAAGAGTCTGTGTTGCTTTAATGAAAGCACCTCACAGCACCGCGTTCGAACCCCCGACACTCACAGCCCCAGACCACATCCAGGAGTCTGCATGGCCTGTGACGTCACAGACTGATGGGATTTTGCCGGTTTGTCCAGTTTCCGTTGGGATGTTCAGGGTTGCGTGCTGCGGTGGAGAGTTCAGATGAGCCGTCAGGTCAGGCCTGAACACCACGACATGTCAGCCTGTGGACAACCTGAGGCTTacataaccccccccccccccctcacacacacacacacaccctcacacacacacacacacacacaccctccactgACAAAAAACACATAATACAAGATCCTAATACTCTGCTGTGGCCACCACATAATCCACAAACATGTaatatggggggggggggggggttattctGCAATTCATATTATGGACGGGATGCAGCCATCGGAGGGTTGCTCAGCTGGCTGTGCTGTTTTTTATGTAAGGGGATTTGTCCCAGTGAGGACTGTGGCACGAGTCCTCTAAAGACTCAGGGTTGGATCATCTGTCACTCGGTGTCACAGCCAATGAGTGGAGGCGGGATGATGGGGGaggcggggggaggggggtgtttTTGGATGCAGAGGATTTTGACGTTTCAGTAAAAAGAGCGATTAAAAGCCAGTTTGCTATTTTTTGCCATCACATATTAAGAGTCAGTgagcagagctggagcagaCCAACCTCCGACTCCTGAATCCAACAAAAACTGCATCAGCCCCAAACTCATAAACGTCTCCAGCCGCAGAGAAACGAACCTgtttcatcatcatcgtcattttttctgtgagtTCATGTGATGATCTCACATCATTCGAGATTTCGAATGAACAGAAACGTAAAAACCTGTTTCTCACCctaaagaaaagcagcatgatgattaaactgagctgaaaataggaaaaaggaaaatgaccataaagtgGTTTTCACATGACAACAGAGACGTGAGAGCAGCAGCGTGCAGTCGGGGTGATTGGGTGTGAACAGGAGGACAGGGGGCGGCGTTCAGTGCAgatgtttttaactttataCAACCAGCgaatgaaagtgaaagtttgtgttttctgttttccgTTAAAAAGAAACGTGGTGTTGTGAGACCTGTATTTTCCTGCTGATGACACAGTCGGTCTGTTGTTCAGGTTTTCTCATAAAAGACTTTCTGAGCATTTTAATCCAGCGTTTCCTCTGAGCGTCGGCTCGTCAGAGCATCCAGAGGAGGGAAGAACCGGATCAGAGTAAATACTGGTTTAAAACGCTGGATTTGTCCTGAACAAATGTTTTctaacagcagacagagagaatctGTGAAATCATGGAAATACCTGGGAAGATACAACCTGCTGACCCTAACCCTTAACAGAGGTCACAAACACGGAAACATGCTCCCTTCATTAACCAGTCATGTTCCTGTTCTGTGTCGTACGACCCAGTTCACTCAGCAGATTGGACAGTGGTGGAACCAGAACCGGCACCGCCTCAGTCCCAGCTATGCATCGGACGACACAGTGACGGTTCCTGCTCTGTAACCTCTGCTGGTCCCAGAGGACAATCATGCCTCTGTGATTCAGGCCTGTTGGACGCTGCTGAGTCCTCAGGTCCTGTGGCAGGACGTGGTCATGTCCAGGCAGGTGGATGGAGGCTGATGGCAGGAATCCAAGGGTCTTTGGGGATTTCACTAGATGTGGATGACGCCCTGAAAAAACCAGGAAAAAACAGGTGACTGAGACGAGAGAAGAGTTTCCAGAGTTCagctaaagacagagagagatttgaAGAGTTTTTGGTGTCAGTAGTTTCACCGTACGAGGCAAACAGATGATGGTTCCTCGGTGATGTGGTGTCTCCGTAGGAGGATTTCCGCCCAAACAAACGTTCTTTTAACACCATCCACCAAATCTCTGTTAACACCAACATCTGCTGCCTGCCACATCTGGAAACCTTAACCCTCACACAGAGGCCACTGAAGGGTTAGTCCTGCTGTCCAGCATACGTCAGAGGGATGAGTGACGAACATgcgtccatccatccattcattatTTCCCTGTCCAGTGAGGGTTTATGTTGTCAGATCCCTTCATCTCAGTGATGGAGGGGGTGGGGTCAGGCAGGGGATTTACAGGCTGGTTCAGAGCTTCATGCAGCAGGACAAAGAGCTTAGAGTCTGGGACTGCGGGACCTCAGGGTCCAGAGTTTTGGGGGAGGGGAGTTACAGACTGTATGTCAGTGTTTCATCCATCCACACAGGAGGGTTCTCTGAGTTTTACGTTCAGGTCAGACAGCGATGGTTTCTACATGTTGTTTCacacttcagtcacactcagaCCAACAATAAAATCCAATCTCAGATTTACTTCATGTCTCACCAGGACCTCCACCAATgtaccgggggggggggggggggtacccTCTCACCGTCCTTTGGTAAAGACCTGATCGTTCATCGAGCTCAACCAGCAGGATGACGGTTTGAAATGTGTCGACCTTTCGTTCTACAAGTTAAGTTTCAGTTAAGCTGAAATCCTTTCACTTTGTTGTCAGTTATGTTTTGAGGAACTGATTTCTTTGTCTGTTGCATGTTCAGGTTGGACGGCGGGTGGACAGCGTTGGACACTTTGATACCAGAGACCAGGCTTTACATCCTGAGTCCTGCATGTGATCAGGTGAGTTTAGAGGTTCATTTGCTCTGAGGCTTTGGGGCGTGTCACTGTGGGTGAGAGCGTCGACCCTTCGATCATTTGATCATCGACCGATCACACTGACAAACTTAGTCATCAATAATCTTTTCTCAGCTAGATTCTGAGCATAATCACGTTCACGTACACACATcacaatgtttttcatttgtttccatgGCGTTACGTATTTTCAGTCAACAGCTGTGAGCTGCATTTCGTGATTACCTCGTGTTTTTTAATGGCCTGAAGTGTTGTGGTTACGTAACCTGAAACATTTAACTCATTCACTGAGATTATCACTTCCACTCTCGTGTAAGAGTGAAAGTTTCCGTCAGTTGTTTGAGTACGAGCACATCTCCACCATCTGATTCCTGCACTCAGACACCACGAGCCGGTGGGTGGAGCATCGACGTGAAGCTGCGCGTAGACCTCTTTACATAAACGTTACGCAGAGGTTCACGCCGATTTCCACGAAAGGTTCCAACCAAGTTTGGATTCATgatgtttctgctgtgaaaGTTCTTCAGGATGGACAGAACGTAAGCAGCTGTGCTGACAGCAGCCAACGCGTTCGTGACCTCTGACCCGAACACTTCCACATGTTGGAAACTGTTAGCATGGGAATTCATTTTTAAACGTCAGAACACAGGCTGTTAACAGCCAAGTACAGGTGGCATGTCCAATCACCTGATGTAtaggttttgtttggtttgaatGAGCTCGTGTTGGATGTAAAGAAACAAATCATAAACTTTTCTTCTTTGCAACAAAGCTACTGTACCGAACAAAATTCCCACAGTGCAGAATGTTGGTCACAGTTGGAAGATTTTACTTCAAGCTTCAGGAGACGATTATGAATCAATCAAGAAGATAACTGttaaaaatatcattaaaaagtGACAATAACACGTTTAGCTTATTAAAAAGTCACCGTGCAGTCACGTCCACATCTTTCAATTATCCAAAACATCACAAGCTAACGCTGAGTTTCAGTGTCAGTCCCTAAAAATCGAAGGCTGAGGAGCTAATTCATCAGGTTCTGATTTGCTGTTAATCTGATTAAACAGAAATGGACCAATCAGCTGCTCAGGCCCAGGTGTTGTGACCGAGGCTCtgactctgtcacacactgagacacagatcaGTCATCACTGATTTCCATGCGTTTGCTAATGCGTGATGGATTACAGTGGGAACATACCGAGCACTGGCACGACACTGCACATGCACTGCTGTATGGATGGGATGAGCAGACACCCCGgacacactgtgaactgtaaCATGTGAACACGCACAGATGTTCACATGCAGGGCGCtttaacagctgctgtttgttcgTTTGTGGTTGGAAGTTAATCTCTCACTCTGTGCTGACTTTCATCTACTTTTCGTTTTCATACCTTTGAGATTTCCCCTCGCTCTGAAGCTTTGAAACCTCTGACACAACACTTCGGTCCTCACGGGACACTGGAGACACTGGAGACACTAGAGACACTGGAGACTGATGCATACAAGTggacttttgttgttgttgttgttgttcactgTACCACAACTGATGTGTAACAAAACAACATTCTGGCAAACAGATGTGTCAGCACACAAACGTCTCTCACTGTCCCCATGTCTCTGACTGTGAGCTAAACCTGATTCCAGCCCTGAAGCTGCTGAGCAAACTGTTATCGACCAAAGGATTATCTCTTAATTagaaaaataactggcagattaatGGATGATGAAATAATTGTGCTCAGGTGTCGGGTGGCGTCATCATCATCTTACCTCCTGCTGACCTCAGCAGCTCATCAACACCATCGAGGGACGTTAACAACGAAAAATCAGAGTCCAGAACTAAAAACACTGTACAGTGATACAGCAGCACTTCATGGTTGTCAGTCAGaaccttcctcttctccctcctcttcctcagaccAGAGtactcctcttctccctctccctctctctctcccgctccctctcccctctgtcccGGCTCAGGTCCGGCGTCTGCAGCTCACTGTGGCCCGCCGTGTTGTTGGGCTCATAGCGGGACGACGTGGGCGAGTTCTGCATGACCACCAGACGTATGGGCGACTGACTGGGCGGCGCCGGCGTGTTGTCGGGCGCGTACTCCTTGGTGGGGTCTTTGCCCCGGCAGTCGTACAGGATGCAGGAGATGAGGAAGACCAGGAGCAGGATGACATAGCTGGCGACCAAGATGATGAGGTTCAGGGTGACGGGGTCAATCTCCAGGTAGAATTCCATGAAACCCATGGTGCCGCTTCATATCTCGCCTGGatccagagagagaagagatgatgGGAAAaccagcaaaaaaagaaaggaaatgtgagaaagagaagaagcagaggcaGCAAAGAAAAGGCTGTGATGATGGACGAGGGACGGACAGCtggctggagagagaaagagcaaaagagagcagaggacgacagagagatgaaatgaGGGATCAGCTGAGAGGGCGGGCGGGCGGCAGTGACAGCAGGCCGGGTGGATATGAAGCTTTGTGCTTTAAAGGACGTTAATCCTCGCTGCTCCTCCAACCTTGAATTTCAGCAGCCAATGATTAAAGCTGCTCAGTTTTAATAACTTAAGCCTCCATTTTGATTTTGCCAACTACGCGTACATGTAGTGGCAAAATTACACTCACCGAAATGGAGGACGGGACCtcaacacacacctgtcagctTGCCATGAAACGGGCGCGGCCCCGGGGATTGTGGGAGTCATGTAATATGTATTAAACAACTGCTTCATTATGTCACCCTGAgtgattatttttacatttgaaatcaaattACATTAAAAGCTTTAAGGTCACAGAACAGACTGTGCTCCCACCTCCAACATGCAATTTCAATTTTAAGCAGGTTGGTACATCCTGCTAATAACAGGGGGGACACTTCTTTGCCCTGAGTACAGCCTTACAGGTAGAGCTTCCTctcaggctgcagtttgtctgcTGGACATGTCCCTCCCTTGTTGTCCTTCTCCTCCGGTCACAGTAGCTTGTGCTCATTAGTCGTAGTAGGTGgcgctgttttctttcttggtCACAGCTCATGCCCGCTGGTGGCCTGGTTCTCACCGAGCACCAATCCCACAGTGTCTGAGCACCAGTATGAGCACAGAACTGGATGTATGGCGGATGCGCTGCAGATGTGACGTCATTTGACCCCAGCACCCACATGAACGTCCTGGTTCGCCGCTCAGCGAAGACGCTTCATCGTGTTTGGATTGACTGTGCATCTGTTGTGCATTACGCGTCAGTGCTGCAGCTTCCACAGGCTTCTCATGTGTCTCAGCATCTCTCACACATGGATTCACACAAAGCCTCAACACAAACGCACATCTGAAGTTTCTGTCGGTgcacacaaactgtacaaacagtTCAGCAAGTTCATGGTAAAACCTGCGGCTTGAGTCGCAGGAAGAGTTCAGATTCAGTGTGAACGCACCGTCTCTGgacgtctgtctgtctttaaacCTCTCAACCCTTCTCCTgtctaaataaaacacagaaaaatgaaaagaggataTCCAGTCTCTgcaaaaaaatgttgtaaaataaCAGAATCAGGAAATACCTTTCAAGCCAGGGACACCTAAACTACTGTCCTCGAGAGCAGATGGTGAGAGCCGGGTGGAAAAAAGGCGGGGTAAAAataacagagcaggaaaaatatAGCAAAGCGGATATTAGACTTTAGAGAGAGGACACCCAAACAAGCTGAAGTGACCTGCTAATGGTATAAGATCAGCCTGACCCATAAACACGAATACGGGCTGTGAAACCCTCCGAAGGTTcctgagctggaggaggaatttaaaacaaatcacgcagagaaagaaaaacgtGCAGAGATTCAGGTGCAGCCTctgtgatgtgatgttaaaCTCTTCATACATTTATTCACTGGATGGACAAAGAAAAATcttttctaaataaaaactgacaccTTTCAGATCAACGCTGAGCTGCTGATGGAGAACAGATGgatttttaagtgtgtgtgtgtgtggtggataAAGTCACGTCAGGAATCAGGCTAATTCCTGGCTCTCTTGTTGCAGGGAGAAGCGAGACGTGGGCGCCGTAGGTGTGATTGCAAACGCGTCACCATCACTCGGCGCTGATGGTTCAGGTCCTGGACTCCTGATGCAGAGCGTTGTGTTATTTAAAGGAAGTGGAGTCACCTCCGAGCTCCGAGGCTTCAGGCTTCTTATCACAACCTTTTCAGAGCAGCTGGGAGCGACCCGCTGGAAGAACGGCATCAGGCCGCGATGGCAATCAAAACGGGGGCTGCCATTCTTTTCAAACACAATGTGAACTTCCTGCATTGAGGCGGCACCGCTCAGCACACCCCTCCCATCTGTCACAGCACCCACCTCAGTCTGGGAGCTACAACACACCCTATTATTTCAATAAGCCTTTAAATCCATCAGCACgccagaaaatgaaagaaacagatgCAGAGAAAAGATTTTAGGGGGAGAAGTGGATTTTTGACCAATGAAAGGAAGTGCCTCTCCCTGGTTAATGGGGCTGTTTGGGGCCTTGCGGGGCCTCTCTGCGATTGTTGGCCCTGCTGGTTGATCTCCTTCAGAGGCTGCGACCAGCTTCTGTCACGGGATCTTTCCCACCACAGACCGAGTGGAGCCGCCGGCGACACACAGAACCATATCCTGCATCCACGACCTTCCCAGAAACACACAGGTCTAACAGGAAACAGTCCCTGCTTCTTCTGTCTCGCCCTCTCGCTTCATACTGATCATTGATC comes from Toxotes jaculatrix isolate fToxJac2 chromosome 21, fToxJac2.pri, whole genome shotgun sequence and encodes:
- the si:ch73-256g18.2 gene encoding small integral membrane protein 36 isoform X2: MGFMEFYLEIDPVTLNLIILVASYVILLLVFLISCILYDCRGKDPTKEYAPDNTPAPPSQSPIRLVVMQNSPTSSRYEPNNTAGHSELQTPDLSRDRGEREREREREREKRSTLV